The following are encoded together in the Microscilla marina ATCC 23134 genome:
- a CDS encoding lipocalin family protein, whose product MKKVSIFLVLIAMVAVFTQSCKKKDNPGPTIENTELHKTWKVSNALEGTLDVTAQFTQYRLTLADDGTTKSYTLVDRTGTSTTGTWALSTDKTSLTLTPASGTALVYNSVEFSNAELKYQGNETGKSGNVSISFTLVPA is encoded by the coding sequence ATGAAAAAAGTCTCTATATTTTTAGTATTGATAGCTATGGTAGCAGTGTTTACCCAAAGCTGCAAAAAAAAGGACAACCCTGGTCCTACCATCGAAAACACTGAGCTACACAAAACCTGGAAGGTGAGTAATGCTCTGGAAGGTACTTTGGATGTAACGGCTCAATTTACACAATACCGTTTGACACTGGCCGATGATGGTACCACCAAAAGCTATACGCTAGTAGACAGAACAGGAACTTCTACTACAGGTACCTGGGCTTTGTCAACCGACAAAACCAGCTTGACCCTTACTCCGGCAAGTGGTACTGCACTTGTTTATAATAGTGTAGAGTTTAGCAATGCTGAACTAAAGTACCAAGGCAATGAAACCGGCAAAAGTGGCAATGTAAGCATTAGCTTTACCTTGGTGCCTGCCTAA
- a CDS encoding fibronectin type III domain-containing protein: MKKNYKLSMWLLAAVLMLATNVSWAQVTLPHEETFSYTTGASLSAQTNWTGINSGDEITVGSGNLSVNGLKTSTGGKISFAANGKDLILQTTEKTAGVVYYSFILKVTDVSSATKSVGGYLAGFASNNTTYGATVWLKKENTQYKVGINRKTSAGDTQFTTTNYDVGDILFIVVSYDLDADKVNLWVNPNSSDFAAGTEPNVTLTTSTGGSLSVINRFFFRQDSGSETPAVEIDELRVGTNWASVTPAGTPATTPTNHVTGVASSNVTVKGATISWTDATGANLPTGYIVQVKTSGSGDFPSFTDGVTVSDDTDFSDNSGVVSVGQGTQTIALSGLTLGTNYEYRVVPYGGGTGGPKYKTDGTIPGGNFTTKTSVAVGVVKDFEDGSLTSGDWSVVSTVGTQVWTTSSSGADGSTKSAQISGFDGGSKDNTDWLISPPINFDATLKEQLSFFARQKFGATDVNNYLKVYYSTDYSGAGDPSAATLTELNVNLPTTADVWASTGNIDLSAISGTAYIIFKYNSTDNAVRWNVDQIKIEIATILTTSVESLTGFGTNTGTASSAQTFDLTGATLNGDVTLTAPTGYEVSVDNGTSFGSPKTIAKAVTNGKTVTVQVRLAATAAEGVVNGNLTITSTGATDKTVALTGLVAGATTPILSKNRDFTEFTNEAGTASASQYINVSGTRLTADIIATAPTGFEVSLDDNTFGNTVTLLNTTGKLADVKVYVRVAAATAAGTPSGNVTFASTGATQLDVAVSAKVITPVPAKTIKELRNAVDANGLPITKGTVRVKGVLHGANTQTTNIAFTLIEGSNAAKEGIGLFINSSDFSKLNLADRNALAEGDELEIDAEVGHFNGLMQLTKVSKITQLGGSKALQTAAVVTALSEDTESRLIKLENVDIKDKADWKGNASYSGSGFDVTIIVGENTELELRIDGDTELAKKTYDEVFEKGTTSGITIVGIGGQFDSSDPRDGGYQIGTWKTTNITVDLTKAKPNAPTLNAATGITNGGFTASWTAATQGATADSYLLDVSTDSKFTALVVGFANLSVTGTSQVVTGLSAGTKYYVRVKAVNANGASQPSNVGIVTTTGATTGVNTATDVTFKAFPNPTSSSLIIESNTYKFSKIVVTTFDSKVMIKKNLQGAQKSNIDLSNLNQGVYLVQIFDNQNNVLSVRRIVKK, from the coding sequence ATGAAAAAAAATTACAAATTATCAATGTGGCTTTTGGCGGCTGTATTGATGCTTGCTACAAACGTAAGTTGGGCACAGGTAACTTTGCCCCATGAAGAGACATTTTCTTACACTACTGGAGCTAGCCTGAGTGCTCAGACCAATTGGACTGGTATAAACAGTGGTGATGAAATTACGGTAGGAAGCGGCAACCTATCAGTAAATGGACTGAAAACTTCTACTGGTGGTAAAATTTCGTTTGCTGCCAATGGTAAAGACCTTATACTACAAACCACTGAGAAAACAGCGGGTGTGGTATATTACTCTTTTATATTAAAAGTAACAGATGTTTCATCTGCCACCAAGTCAGTAGGGGGATACCTTGCTGGATTTGCATCAAACAATACTACTTATGGTGCTACCGTTTGGTTGAAAAAAGAAAATACCCAGTATAAAGTTGGTATCAACAGAAAAACAAGTGCTGGTGATACCCAATTTACCACCACCAACTACGATGTGGGCGACATATTATTTATTGTAGTTTCATACGACCTTGATGCTGATAAGGTTAATTTATGGGTTAACCCTAACTCTTCTGATTTTGCTGCAGGAACTGAACCTAATGTTACCTTAACAACATCAACAGGTGGTTCCCTCAGTGTAATCAATCGCTTCTTCTTTCGTCAAGACTCTGGTTCTGAAACACCTGCGGTAGAAATTGATGAGTTAAGAGTAGGTACCAACTGGGCAAGTGTTACTCCAGCAGGCACTCCAGCTACTACTCCAACCAACCACGTAACTGGGGTAGCTTCAAGCAATGTTACAGTAAAAGGAGCCACAATTAGCTGGACAGACGCTACCGGGGCTAACCTTCCAACTGGATATATTGTACAAGTAAAAACTTCAGGTTCAGGTGACTTTCCCTCATTCACTGATGGAGTAACAGTAAGTGATGATACTGACTTTTCAGATAATTCAGGAGTAGTTAGCGTAGGACAAGGTACCCAAACCATCGCCCTAAGTGGCTTGACGTTAGGCACCAATTATGAATATAGAGTAGTACCTTATGGTGGTGGTACAGGTGGACCTAAATATAAAACTGATGGTACCATCCCTGGAGGAAATTTTACTACTAAAACCAGCGTAGCGGTAGGTGTTGTCAAAGATTTTGAAGATGGTTCGTTGACGTCGGGCGATTGGAGCGTGGTAAGTACTGTAGGTACACAGGTATGGACAACCAGCTCAAGTGGAGCAGATGGTTCTACAAAGTCTGCCCAAATAAGTGGTTTTGATGGTGGTTCAAAAGATAACACCGATTGGTTGATCTCGCCTCCAATTAACTTTGATGCCACACTTAAAGAGCAGTTAAGCTTCTTTGCTCGACAAAAATTTGGCGCCACAGACGTAAACAACTACCTGAAGGTATATTATTCTACTGATTACTCAGGCGCTGGCGATCCTTCTGCTGCTACTTTGACCGAACTCAATGTAAACTTGCCTACTACGGCTGATGTATGGGCATCTACTGGTAATATTGACTTGTCTGCCATTAGTGGTACTGCTTATATTATTTTCAAATATAATAGTACTGACAATGCGGTACGTTGGAATGTAGACCAAATCAAAATTGAAATAGCCACGATACTTACTACTAGTGTAGAGTCTTTGACTGGCTTTGGAACCAATACTGGAACTGCTTCTTCGGCACAAACTTTCGATTTGACGGGTGCTACCTTGAACGGAGATGTAACCCTGACTGCACCTACTGGATATGAGGTATCGGTAGATAATGGGACAAGCTTTGGGAGCCCTAAAACTATAGCCAAGGCAGTCACTAATGGTAAAACTGTAACTGTTCAGGTAAGGTTGGCGGCTACTGCTGCCGAGGGGGTTGTTAACGGCAACTTGACTATTACCAGCACAGGGGCAACTGACAAAACAGTGGCTTTAACTGGACTTGTGGCGGGCGCCACTACCCCTATCCTTTCAAAAAACAGGGATTTTACAGAGTTTACCAATGAAGCTGGTACTGCTTCAGCCTCACAATATATCAATGTATCGGGCACCAGGCTCACGGCTGATATTATAGCAACTGCTCCTACTGGATTTGAAGTTTCATTAGATGATAATACTTTCGGCAACACCGTGACTTTGCTAAACACTACTGGTAAATTAGCTGATGTAAAAGTATATGTAAGGGTAGCTGCTGCTACTGCAGCTGGCACTCCAAGTGGCAATGTCACTTTTGCTTCTACCGGAGCCACTCAACTTGATGTAGCAGTGTCGGCTAAGGTAATCACTCCCGTGCCCGCAAAAACTATCAAAGAGCTACGCAATGCAGTAGACGCCAACGGCTTGCCTATTACTAAAGGAACGGTAAGAGTAAAGGGTGTGCTACACGGAGCCAATACACAAACTACTAATATTGCGTTTACGCTTATTGAGGGTAGCAACGCTGCCAAAGAAGGAATTGGTTTGTTTATCAATAGTAGCGACTTTAGTAAGCTAAACCTGGCAGATAGAAATGCCCTGGCAGAAGGCGATGAGCTGGAAATTGATGCTGAAGTAGGGCATTTCAATGGCTTGATGCAACTAACTAAAGTATCTAAAATCACTCAACTAGGGGGCAGCAAGGCATTACAAACCGCAGCAGTGGTTACTGCTTTGAGCGAAGACACCGAGTCGCGTTTGATTAAACTTGAAAATGTAGACATTAAAGATAAGGCAGACTGGAAAGGAAATGCTTCTTACAGTGGTTCGGGCTTTGATGTAACTATTATTGTAGGCGAAAACACCGAACTGGAACTACGCATAGATGGCGACACTGAGCTTGCCAAAAAAACTTATGATGAGGTATTTGAGAAGGGAACTACTTCGGGGATTACTATTGTGGGCATAGGTGGACAGTTTGACAGCTCTGACCCAAGAGATGGGGGGTATCAGATAGGTACTTGGAAAACTACCAATATTACGGTTGATCTTACCAAAGCCAAGCCTAACGCGCCTACTTTGAACGCTGCCACAGGTATTACTAACGGAGGTTTTACTGCCAGCTGGACTGCTGCTACTCAAGGGGCTACTGCTGACAGTTACTTACTGGATGTGTCTACTGATAGTAAATTTACTGCTTTGGTAGTAGGTTTCGCCAACTTGTCGGTAACAGGTACCTCGCAAGTGGTCACTGGCTTAAGTGCAGGCACCAAATATTATGTACGAGTAAAAGCAGTAAACGCCAATGGAGCCAGTCAACCGTCAAACGTAGGTATTGTAACTACTACTGGGGCTACTACAGGAGTAAATACTGCTACTGATGTTACGTTCAAGGCTTTCCCCAACCCTACTTCAAGTAGTTTGATCATAGAAAGTAATACGTATAAATTCTCAAAAATAGTGGTTACTACTTTTGATTCAAAAGTGATGATCAAGAAGAACCTGCAAGGTGCGCAAAAATCAAATATTGACTTGAGCAACCTTAATCAGGGTGTATACTTAGTACAAATCTTTGACAACCAAAACAACGTATTGAGCGTTCGTCGAATTGTTAAAAAATAA
- a CDS encoding DNA/RNA non-specific endonuclease, which translates to MSTFSLFKNSLIFSGLIILLYACAPAKPDDPTPPTPTPNVGESNSVHLTLGNPSKAKKDINAPTNYLIEKDQFVLSYNRDRGLANWVSWHLSPEWRGSADRQDDFRPDTDVPEAWYRVTQNDYRGSGFDRGHICPSADRTRSVSDNSATFVMTNMMPQAPNNNRETWRLLEEYGRNLITQGNEVYIISGVYGQGGTGSNGGTTNTIAGGRVVVPSNTWKVIIILPNGSDDVNRITKDTRIIAVDMPNTQSIEDDWGKYRVSIDDLEQKTNLDFLSKVAVDIQTVIEAKVDIGPTK; encoded by the coding sequence ATGTCAACTTTCTCTTTATTTAAGAACAGCCTCATTTTCAGTGGGTTGATCATACTATTATATGCTTGTGCTCCGGCAAAACCCGATGACCCTACTCCACCTACACCTACACCAAATGTTGGAGAATCCAACAGTGTGCACCTTACATTGGGTAATCCTAGCAAGGCAAAAAAAGACATCAATGCGCCCACCAACTACCTGATAGAAAAAGACCAGTTTGTGCTGTCTTATAACCGCGATCGGGGACTAGCCAACTGGGTAAGCTGGCACCTAAGCCCTGAGTGGCGTGGCAGTGCTGATCGTCAAGACGATTTTCGTCCAGATACCGATGTGCCTGAAGCATGGTACAGGGTTACCCAAAACGATTATCGGGGTTCAGGGTTCGATCGGGGACATATTTGCCCTTCGGCAGACCGCACCAGAAGCGTATCCGACAACTCGGCTACTTTTGTAATGACCAACATGATGCCGCAGGCACCCAACAATAACCGTGAAACCTGGCGACTTTTGGAAGAGTATGGACGTAACCTCATCACGCAAGGCAACGAGGTATACATTATATCAGGGGTTTATGGGCAGGGTGGTACTGGTAGCAATGGAGGTACTACCAATACTATAGCAGGGGGTAGAGTAGTGGTGCCGTCTAATACCTGGAAGGTGATCATTATATTGCCTAATGGCTCAGACGATGTAAACCGCATTACCAAAGATACTCGAATAATTGCTGTGGACATGCCCAATACACAAAGCATAGAAGATGACTGGGGCAAATACCGGGTTTCGATAGATGACCTGGAACAAAAAACCAACCTTGATTTTTTGTCTAAAGTAGCAGTGGATATTCAGACAGTGATTGAGGCAAAGGTAGATATTGGGCCTACAAAATAA
- a CDS encoding glutamine synthetase III family protein, with protein MAILRFQAVEKAQNRSRVSVEAPSNKVSDYYGINVFNEKTMKATISADMFKKLTDTIRKKQRISGDVADAVAAAMKSWAIAQGVTHYTHWFQPLTGTTAEKHDAFFDLSGDVGLFGNSEVMEKFKGSALAQQEPDASSFPSGGLRTTFEARGYTAWDPHSPAFIIDSNSSKTLCIPTIFVSYTGEALDYKAPLLKSVDLINKAATGVCELFDRDVKEVKATLGVEQEYFLIDRALFNSRPDLVMAGRTVFGHQPAKGQQLDDHYFGSIPSRVRAFMADFELEATKLGIPVRTRHNEVAPAQFECAPTFEEANLAVDHNLLLMDVMRKVSTRHKFKVLFHEKPFANLNGSGKHNNWALSTDTGINLLAPSSKPKENLQFLTFFINTIKAVHTNSKLLRASIASAGNDYRLGANEAPPAIMSVFIGSQLASVLEELEHNAEVIVEKGENLYMKLGIDKIPPVLLDNTDRNRTSPFAFTGNKFEFRAVGSSANCSSPMTILNTIVADQLIEFRKEVNEEMKKVPKKEMAIINVLRRYIASSKSVIFEGDGYSDDWVTEAKKRGLPNVKSTPRSLKAYIDEDVLAMFEKHGVMNRRESEARYEMFLENYMLNVQIESRMMGDLATNHVIPTAVKYQNTLIKNIKGLKELGIETESTETITKTIKDISHHISQIQTNVEAMTEARKEANNKESEERALLYDEKVKSFFDKIRYHVDKLELIVDDEDWPLTKYRELLMIR; from the coding sequence ATGGCAATTTTAAGATTTCAAGCCGTTGAAAAAGCACAGAACCGATCAAGAGTTAGCGTAGAAGCTCCTTCTAACAAAGTATCTGACTATTATGGTATAAATGTGTTCAACGAAAAAACAATGAAGGCTACTATCAGCGCCGACATGTTTAAAAAATTGACAGATACAATTCGTAAAAAACAACGTATCAGTGGTGATGTTGCTGATGCTGTAGCTGCCGCAATGAAATCTTGGGCAATTGCTCAGGGAGTAACCCATTACACCCACTGGTTCCAGCCTTTAACCGGTACAACCGCTGAAAAACATGACGCCTTTTTCGATCTTTCAGGCGATGTTGGATTGTTTGGTAACAGCGAAGTAATGGAAAAATTTAAAGGCAGTGCCCTTGCCCAACAAGAACCCGATGCGTCTTCGTTTCCAAGTGGAGGGTTGCGTACCACCTTCGAAGCTCGTGGCTACACTGCCTGGGATCCTCACTCTCCTGCTTTTATTATAGACAGCAACTCAAGCAAAACTCTCTGTATTCCTACCATTTTTGTATCATACACTGGCGAAGCCCTTGACTACAAAGCCCCTTTATTAAAATCGGTTGACTTGATCAACAAAGCAGCAACTGGCGTATGCGAGTTGTTTGACCGTGATGTAAAAGAAGTAAAAGCTACTTTAGGAGTAGAACAAGAGTATTTCTTAATAGACCGAGCCTTATTTAACTCACGTCCTGACTTGGTGATGGCAGGCAGAACTGTATTTGGACACCAACCCGCCAAAGGACAGCAATTAGACGACCACTACTTTGGTTCTATTCCTTCAAGAGTAAGGGCATTTATGGCTGATTTTGAGTTGGAAGCCACCAAATTGGGTATTCCTGTACGTACCCGTCACAATGAAGTAGCCCCAGCTCAGTTTGAGTGTGCCCCTACTTTTGAAGAAGCGAACCTTGCCGTAGACCACAACCTTTTGTTGATGGATGTAATGCGCAAAGTATCTACCCGTCATAAGTTCAAAGTGTTGTTTCACGAGAAACCATTTGCCAACTTGAATGGCAGTGGAAAGCATAACAACTGGGCTTTGTCTACCGACACAGGTATCAACCTGTTGGCACCAAGTAGCAAGCCCAAAGAAAACCTACAGTTTTTGACTTTCTTTATCAATACCATCAAAGCAGTACATACCAACTCAAAGCTGTTGCGCGCCAGCATTGCATCAGCGGGTAACGACTACCGCCTGGGTGCCAACGAAGCCCCACCTGCTATTATGTCGGTCTTTATTGGAAGTCAGTTGGCATCAGTTCTCGAAGAGTTGGAGCACAACGCAGAGGTAATAGTAGAAAAAGGCGAAAACCTGTATATGAAGCTGGGCATTGATAAAATTCCACCAGTATTATTAGACAATACCGACCGTAATCGTACTTCTCCTTTTGCTTTTACCGGCAATAAATTTGAGTTCCGGGCAGTGGGTTCATCGGCAAACTGCTCTTCGCCTATGACTATCCTCAATACAATTGTAGCTGATCAATTGATTGAGTTTCGCAAGGAAGTAAATGAGGAGATGAAAAAAGTGCCTAAAAAAGAAATGGCGATCATCAATGTATTGCGTCGTTATATTGCGTCATCAAAAAGCGTAATTTTCGAAGGCGATGGTTATTCTGATGATTGGGTGACAGAAGCTAAAAAAAGAGGCTTGCCCAATGTAAAATCTACTCCACGTTCGCTAAAAGCGTACATCGATGAAGATGTATTGGCAATGTTTGAAAAGCATGGGGTAATGAACCGAAGAGAGTCAGAAGCTCGTTATGAGATGTTTCTTGAAAACTACATGCTTAATGTGCAAATTGAGTCGCGTATGATGGGCGATCTGGCAACCAATCATGTGATACCTACGGCAGTAAAATACCAAAACACTTTGATTAAAAATATCAAAGGTTTGAAGGAACTAGGCATCGAGACTGAAAGTACCGAAACGATTACTAAGACAATTAAAGACATTTCGCACCACATTAGTCAAATACAGACAAATGTAGAGGCAATGACGGAAGCCCGTAAAGAGGCAAATAACAAAGAAAGTGAAGAGAGAGCCTTGTTATACGACGAGAAAGTAAAAAGCTTTTTTGACAAAATTCGCTACCATGTAGACAAGCTTGAGCTCATTGTAGATGACGAAGATTGGCCATTGACCAAGTATCGTGAATTGTTGATGATTCGTTAG